A region from the Inhella inkyongensis genome encodes:
- a CDS encoding GlxA family transcriptional regulator, whose protein sequence is MVDFSLLLLPGSHAAGVAVSLDLLAAAVRLAPGLGLAAPRWRVLAPQGGTLELSSGLRLETQALPTRADRSIWVLPGLGLDSPERLQSGLAQPDAERSAQSLARHAAQGGHCAASCSAVFLLQRAGLLAGRQVTTSWWLAPLLQQWAPEAHVRADALVLQDGPLWTAGAALAQADLMLALLTQGWGPALVDRLRRFLLLPPPRATQSPYVLPALVVQGDELLRRLTRCIETQLPRPPTLDGLAAALGLSPRTLSRRVRAASGRTVLDWVQAVRLNRARFLIETSRLPIETVAAAVGYQDGSALRRMMRRSASARPSQFRLG, encoded by the coding sequence ATGGTTGATTTCAGTCTTTTGCTCTTGCCAGGCAGCCATGCGGCGGGGGTCGCCGTCAGCCTGGATCTTTTGGCTGCCGCTGTCCGGCTGGCGCCGGGTCTTGGCTTGGCGGCCCCCCGTTGGCGGGTTCTGGCACCGCAGGGCGGCACGCTGGAGCTGAGCAGCGGCCTGCGGCTTGAAACGCAGGCTCTGCCCACGCGGGCGGATCGCTCCATCTGGGTGCTGCCCGGTCTGGGCCTGGACAGCCCGGAACGGCTGCAATCGGGCCTGGCGCAGCCAGACGCTGAGCGTTCGGCCCAGTCCCTGGCGCGCCATGCGGCGCAGGGCGGGCATTGCGCCGCCAGTTGTTCGGCGGTGTTCTTGCTGCAGCGTGCCGGCTTGCTGGCGGGGCGCCAGGTCACCACCAGTTGGTGGCTGGCGCCCCTGCTGCAGCAGTGGGCGCCCGAAGCCCATGTGCGGGCCGACGCGCTGGTGTTGCAGGATGGCCCGCTTTGGACAGCCGGTGCCGCGCTGGCGCAGGCCGACTTGATGCTGGCCCTATTAACCCAGGGCTGGGGCCCGGCGCTGGTGGATCGCCTGCGCCGGTTTCTGCTGCTGCCTCCACCGCGGGCGACGCAGTCGCCCTATGTGTTGCCGGCGCTGGTGGTGCAGGGGGACGAGTTGTTGCGCCGCTTGACGCGCTGCATTGAGACCCAGTTGCCGCGTCCGCCGACGCTGGATGGCCTGGCGGCAGCGCTGGGCTTATCGCCCAGAACCCTGTCACGCAGGGTGCGTGCGGCCAGTGGGCGCACTGTGCTGGACTGGGTGCAGGCGGTGCGGCTGAACCGTGCCCGCTTCCTCATCGAAACGAGTCGCTTGCCCATCGAGACTGTGGCCGCTGCCGTGGGCTATCAGGATGGCTCGGCGCTGCGGCGCATGATGCGAAGAAGTGCCAGCGCCCGGCCCAGCCAATTCCGGCTTGGCTGA
- a CDS encoding MMPL family transporter: MKSAPMTRRGAWLCLALALLITLFFFSLNLRVPSSGIVQDALLDGSNRYAQWNAQAQKVGSIQQGEPLSFVLAYPKGLDLQGLRQIEAMTQAARRLFPEGQVWSLAANAVDYRVQDGALHSQPWLSRQRLETKDFDLAAWKQAVAGDASVYGTLVGRQFDYAQVLVFLPASYDEQGVVDRVAEFLEQREISQLEWLLWKGDIRPAPEHANVSLGGWSVARGLMHYALISDVMLYSTVGLVLATLAAVFSLGSWRQALQVSLWIFVSFVVARGAIPLMADLGLRFYGQPIYERVYFLLVMSALIVSGISLNVRAFEAYNQQWQHEPGAARLSLWARVRPMHAKFNVVVAIAVLNFATLPQIGIRGLLEVGVLTGIGLLVQRLIVSTALPALHAWLGGEPSEARRIPGAAAYQRAVNALPRAALALLERLGPRRSLALSLGLTGLALAGAATVVLHDMRSPVNARWIAVQERPIDYLPGTIVDRGRALLNQPEGAGFARLNFLVQPAREGAPRTGPTRPAPHGGMSSRAEPVLLMTEQTAASDPAFIAQTLAFQQRVQALADAYPVRSALDKLSEIAAKSPDVGTPLPASRQQAHELLQLMRWDFADSPLADFFWSDAGYVLFAAHPADNSRELRAFADAVMQLAQAEFPQLRVLPFGRLHTYHQTDEYISQGKPLNVLLSFPLVLGLAWAWLVWSQRGRPALISPLRSAAALCLPFAFAYSVVVLVMAAFSLPLDQATACATALGINAAVDFGLYVLEDYRQALARGLTAPQALRLALGERGAVTVIDAKLNIVCFSLLLLSSFVPIQRLGLLLIVLLLACALGVLFLMAGALAYCVRPAPHTSNQKVPA; this comes from the coding sequence ATGAAAAGCGCCCCCATGACGCGTCGTGGCGCGTGGCTGTGCCTTGCCTTGGCGCTGCTGATCACCCTCTTTTTCTTCAGCCTGAACCTGCGCGTGCCGTCGAGCGGCATCGTGCAGGACGCCCTGCTGGACGGCAGCAACCGCTACGCCCAGTGGAACGCCCAGGCTCAGAAGGTCGGCAGCATCCAGCAGGGCGAGCCCCTGTCCTTTGTGCTGGCTTATCCCAAGGGCCTGGACCTCCAGGGCCTGCGCCAGATCGAGGCCATGACGCAGGCGGCCCGCCGCCTCTTCCCCGAGGGTCAGGTCTGGAGCCTGGCCGCCAACGCCGTGGACTACCGCGTGCAGGATGGTGCGCTGCACAGCCAGCCCTGGCTCAGCCGCCAGCGCCTGGAGACCAAGGACTTCGACCTGGCCGCTTGGAAGCAGGCCGTGGCGGGAGATGCCAGCGTCTACGGCACCCTGGTCGGCCGCCAGTTCGATTACGCCCAGGTCCTCGTCTTCCTGCCCGCCAGCTACGACGAACAAGGCGTGGTCGATCGCGTGGCCGAGTTCCTCGAACAGCGCGAGATCTCCCAACTCGAATGGCTGCTGTGGAAGGGCGACATCCGCCCCGCCCCCGAGCACGCCAATGTGTCCCTGGGCGGCTGGTCGGTGGCGCGCGGGCTGATGCACTACGCGCTGATCTCCGATGTGATGCTTTATTCCACCGTCGGCCTGGTGCTGGCCACCCTGGCCGCGGTGTTCTCGCTCGGTTCCTGGCGCCAGGCCCTGCAGGTCAGCCTGTGGATCTTCGTGTCCTTCGTGGTGGCGCGCGGTGCCATTCCGTTGATGGCCGATCTGGGCCTGCGCTTCTACGGCCAACCCATCTACGAACGCGTCTACTTCCTGCTGGTCATGTCGGCGCTGATCGTCTCGGGCATTTCGCTGAATGTGCGCGCCTTCGAGGCCTACAACCAGCAGTGGCAGCACGAGCCCGGCGCCGCGCGCCTCAGCCTGTGGGCGCGCGTGCGCCCCATGCACGCCAAGTTCAATGTGGTGGTGGCCATTGCGGTGCTGAACTTCGCCACCCTGCCGCAGATCGGCATCCGCGGCCTGCTGGAGGTGGGCGTGCTCACCGGCATCGGGCTGCTGGTCCAGCGCCTGATCGTCAGCACCGCGCTACCAGCCCTGCACGCCTGGCTGGGTGGTGAGCCCAGCGAGGCCCGCCGCATCCCCGGCGCCGCCGCCTACCAGCGCGCCGTGAACGCGCTGCCGCGTGCCGCCCTGGCGCTGCTGGAGCGCCTAGGCCCCCGCCGCAGCCTGGCCCTCAGCCTGGGCCTGACCGGCCTGGCGCTGGCTGGCGCCGCCACCGTGGTGCTGCACGACATGCGCAGCCCAGTAAACGCGCGCTGGATCGCGGTGCAGGAGCGCCCCATCGACTACCTGCCCGGCACCATCGTGGACCGCGGCCGTGCCCTGCTCAACCAGCCCGAGGGCGCCGGCTTTGCGCGCCTGAACTTCCTGGTGCAGCCGGCCCGAGAGGGCGCCCCCAGGACCGGGCCAACCCGGCCCGCCCCCCACGGGGGTATGAGTAGCCGGGCGGAGCCCGTTCTACTCATGACGGAACAGACCGCCGCCAGCGACCCCGCCTTCATCGCCCAGACCCTGGCCTTTCAGCAGCGCGTGCAGGCCCTGGCCGACGCCTACCCGGTGCGTTCGGCGCTGGACAAACTGAGCGAGATTGCCGCCAAGAGCCCCGACGTCGGCACGCCCCTGCCCGCCAGCCGTCAGCAGGCCCATGAGCTGCTGCAACTGATGCGCTGGGACTTCGCCGACTCCCCGTTGGCCGACTTCTTCTGGAGCGATGCCGGCTATGTGCTGTTCGCCGCCCACCCGGCCGACAACTCGCGCGAACTGCGCGCCTTTGCCGACGCCGTGATGCAGCTGGCGCAAGCCGAATTCCCGCAACTGCGCGTGCTGCCCTTCGGCCGCCTGCACACCTACCACCAGACCGACGAGTACATCAGCCAGGGCAAGCCGCTCAATGTGCTGCTGTCCTTCCCCCTGGTGCTGGGCCTGGCCTGGGCCTGGCTGGTGTGGAGCCAGCGCGGCCGGCCGGCGTTGATCAGCCCCTTGCGCAGCGCGGCGGCCCTGTGCCTGCCCTTTGCCTTCGCCTATTCCGTGGTGGTGCTGGTGATGGCGGCGTTCTCGCTGCCGCTGGATCAGGCCACCGCCTGCGCCACGGCCCTGGGCATCAATGCGGCGGTGGACTTCGGCCTCTACGTGCTGGAGGACTACCGCCAGGCCTTGGCGCGTGGGCTCACGGCGCCCCAAGCGCTGCGCCTGGCCCTGGGCGAACGCGGCGCCGTCACCGTCATCGACGCCAAGCTCAACATCGTCTGCTTCAGCCTGTTGCTGCTGTCCAGCTTCGTGCCCATCCAGCGCCTGGGCCTGCTGCTCATCGTGCTGCTGCTGGCCTGCGCGCTGGGCGTGCTCTTCCTGATGGCCGGCGCCCTGGCGTACTGCGTGCGCCCTGCGCCCCACACCTCGAACCAGAAAGTCCCCGCATGA
- a CDS encoding sensor histidine kinase, whose protein sequence is MRTRSLRAWLGMGLRGLLAWVLWSAPFYGAWAACPAALAQQDLTACTQIQAPPGGSAGLRWQRIELHSEATLTRWLDARVPDAIHLELWRASTGQAPHRERVLGAHSLYADRPLPGPRLLLPLELTPGPHTLWLGYRLHGDGVLTPQLLSPERERALRSQSDLLNGALAGGLLALGLGVLCVRLFGGSSAYLAYALLLVCELMLVTQTEGYAFAWLWPESPGWNQIAPQVFALATLAAHVLLALRFLQLRQRHPLLWRAHMGLSALIGVALMGLGQPWSEPLTLVLGLSYAPLALGSAVLAWRDRLPGAPLYALGVFALALGGIVPFALGVVGLNPLPFDHFVYPRIGLFLEASFFSAALINRMRQQQADLADQRLRRLAEAEDLLQAESQRRAALDLAQQQGLRLAGASHDISQPLSSLRFAIAALQRSATEAQSPITQHLDHTLSYAQTLLSDLIQQTRTELPLRSDHLELGPWLRTLAQAHQAQAQAKGLTLRVAPCSAEIEASQLILARILNNLISNALRYTQRGGVLVGVRRRPGGLEIQVLDSGPGLLPAQIERLQRPFERGSNEHPGHGLGLFIVKSLCAQNGYRFTVRSRLGRGSLFAVTVDTVSE, encoded by the coding sequence ATGCGAACACGGTCGCTGCGGGCCTGGCTGGGCATGGGGCTGCGCGGCCTGCTGGCCTGGGTGCTGTGGAGCGCGCCATTTTATGGAGCCTGGGCCGCCTGCCCGGCCGCCTTGGCGCAGCAGGATCTGACGGCCTGCACCCAGATCCAGGCCCCGCCCGGAGGCTCGGCGGGCCTGCGCTGGCAACGCATTGAACTGCACAGCGAGGCCACGCTGACCCGCTGGCTGGACGCCCGCGTGCCCGATGCCATCCACCTGGAGCTGTGGCGCGCCTCGACCGGCCAGGCGCCGCACCGTGAACGCGTGCTGGGCGCCCACAGCCTGTACGCCGACCGCCCTTTGCCGGGGCCGCGCCTGCTGCTGCCGCTGGAATTGACGCCCGGCCCACACACCCTGTGGCTGGGTTACCGCCTGCATGGCGACGGCGTGCTCACGCCCCAGCTGCTCAGCCCCGAGCGCGAACGGGCACTGCGCAGCCAGTCCGATCTGCTCAACGGCGCGCTGGCCGGCGGCCTGCTGGCCTTGGGCCTGGGGGTCCTGTGCGTGCGCCTGTTCGGCGGCTCCAGTGCTTATCTGGCCTATGCGCTGTTGCTGGTCTGCGAGCTGATGTTGGTGACCCAGACCGAGGGCTATGCCTTTGCCTGGCTGTGGCCCGAGTCGCCCGGGTGGAACCAGATCGCGCCCCAGGTGTTTGCCCTGGCCACCCTGGCCGCCCATGTGCTGCTGGCGCTGCGCTTTCTGCAGCTGCGCCAGCGCCACCCACTGCTGTGGCGGGCCCATATGGGTTTGAGCGCGCTGATTGGCGTGGCCTTGATGGGCCTGGGCCAGCCCTGGTCCGAGCCTCTCACCCTGGTGCTGGGCCTGTCCTACGCACCGCTGGCCCTGGGCAGCGCCGTGCTGGCCTGGCGCGACCGCCTGCCCGGCGCCCCGCTCTATGCCTTGGGCGTGTTTGCGCTGGCCCTGGGCGGCATCGTGCCGTTTGCGCTCGGGGTGGTTGGTCTCAACCCCTTGCCCTTCGATCACTTCGTTTATCCGCGCATCGGCCTGTTCCTGGAGGCCAGCTTCTTCTCGGCCGCCCTGATCAACCGCATGCGCCAGCAGCAGGCCGACCTGGCCGACCAGCGCCTGCGCCGTCTGGCCGAGGCCGAAGACCTGCTGCAGGCCGAGAGCCAGCGCCGCGCCGCGCTGGACCTGGCGCAGCAGCAAGGCCTGCGTCTGGCCGGCGCCAGTCACGACATCTCGCAGCCCCTGTCCTCGCTGCGCTTTGCCATCGCGGCCCTGCAACGCAGCGCCACCGAGGCCCAGTCGCCCATCACGCAGCATCTGGACCACACCCTGAGCTATGCCCAGACCCTGCTGAGCGACCTGATCCAGCAGACCCGCACCGAGTTGCCGCTGCGCAGCGACCACCTGGAACTGGGCCCCTGGCTGCGGACCCTGGCCCAGGCGCACCAGGCGCAGGCCCAGGCTAAGGGCCTGACGCTGCGCGTGGCCCCCTGCAGCGCCGAGATCGAGGCCTCGCAACTCATCCTGGCGCGCATCCTCAACAACCTGATCAGCAATGCGCTGCGCTATACCCAGCGCGGCGGGGTGCTGGTGGGCGTGCGGCGCCGCCCGGGCGGCCTGGAGATCCAGGTGCTGGACAGCGGCCCAGGCCTGCTGCCCGCGCAGATCGAGCGCCTGCAACGGCCGTTTGAGCGCGGCAGCAACGAGCACCCCGGACATGGCCTGGGCCTGTTCATCGTCAAGAGCCTGTGCGCGCAAAACGGCTACCGCTTCACGGTGCGCAGCCGGCTGGGACGCGGCTCGCTGTTCGCGGTTACGGTGGATACCGTATCGGAATAG
- a CDS encoding LysR substrate-binding domain-containing protein: MSDALPPLNALRAFEAAARHLNFARAAAELHVTPGALSHQIRALEAQLGEALFVRQARGVALSAAGLRLQPGLQAGFALIREACSDWRRRQRDAAVLVLSAPPGFTRQWLAPRLHHFVQAHPNLELRVAASAAYVDLHGSDVDLALRYAPLDAPARQPDLHWTRLAQDELLAVFSPALGQQQGDELGRLPLLHDEQLAGDPEVPSWRHWLRAAGLPARRATAGGLRFSATEHAIAAALQGAGLLLAHRLLVQDELNSARLVEAMPLGQPLRLPVPRAYFLVRSALKPQRAAAQALVAWVMQELVSQA, encoded by the coding sequence TTGAGTGATGCTTTGCCACCGTTGAATGCCCTACGCGCCTTCGAAGCCGCGGCACGCCACCTGAACTTCGCCCGCGCGGCCGCCGAGCTGCATGTGACGCCTGGCGCGCTCAGCCACCAGATTCGGGCGCTGGAGGCCCAGCTGGGTGAAGCCTTGTTTGTGCGCCAGGCGCGCGGCGTGGCGCTGAGTGCCGCCGGCCTGCGGCTGCAGCCCGGCCTTCAGGCCGGCTTTGCCTTGATCCGCGAGGCCTGCAGCGATTGGCGACGCCGCCAGCGCGATGCCGCCGTGCTGGTGCTCAGTGCCCCACCGGGCTTCACCCGCCAATGGCTGGCGCCGCGCCTGCATCACTTTGTGCAGGCGCACCCCAATCTGGAACTGCGAGTGGCAGCCAGCGCAGCCTATGTGGACCTGCATGGGTCGGACGTGGATCTGGCCCTGCGCTATGCGCCACTGGACGCGCCAGCGCGCCAGCCCGATCTGCACTGGACCCGCCTGGCGCAGGACGAGCTGCTGGCCGTCTTCAGCCCCGCGCTCGGGCAGCAGCAGGGCGATGAGCTGGGACGCTTGCCCCTGCTGCATGACGAGCAATTGGCTGGCGATCCTGAAGTCCCGAGCTGGCGCCATTGGTTGCGCGCCGCCGGCCTGCCCGCCCGTCGCGCCACGGCCGGTGGCCTGCGCTTCAGCGCCACCGAACATGCCATTGCCGCCGCTCTGCAGGGTGCCGGCCTGCTGCTGGCCCATCGCCTGCTCGTGCAGGACGAGTTGAACAGCGCTCGTCTGGTCGAGGCCATGCCCCTGGGCCAGCCCCTGCGTCTGCCGGTGCCGCGCGCCTATTTCCTGGTGCGTTCGGCGCTCAAGCCGCAGCGCGCGGCGGCGCAGGCCCTGGTGGCCTGGGTGATGCAGGAGTTGGTCTCTCAGGCCTGA
- a CDS encoding dienelactone hydrolase family protein, whose amino-acid sequence MTDDPMHDFQAQTLSFDDQSKRVWIAGQGPGVIVMPEMPGISPAVLHFARRVRDAGFRVYLPSLFGRDGARPDAESGMVELQRACISAEFRALGGGRSSPITAWLRALARRAHGECGGPGVGAVGMCFTGNFALSMMLEPALLAPVLCQPSLPFDNPQGLEISTAELQQVRDRLEREHLTVRAYRFAGDRHCRAERFAAYAQALGPRFEPTVLPDSAARRTGLDSFFGQVVGCPHSVLTAHLIDAEGEPTRAALDSVLSFLRGRLAGTPHQA is encoded by the coding sequence ATGACCGACGACCCCATGCACGACTTCCAGGCCCAAACCCTGAGCTTTGACGACCAAAGCAAGCGCGTCTGGATCGCCGGCCAGGGGCCTGGGGTGATCGTGATGCCCGAGATGCCCGGCATCAGTCCGGCCGTGCTGCACTTTGCACGTCGCGTTCGGGACGCTGGCTTTCGCGTCTACCTGCCCTCTCTGTTCGGCCGCGATGGCGCCCGCCCCGATGCGGAGAGCGGCATGGTCGAACTGCAGCGCGCCTGCATCAGCGCCGAGTTCCGCGCCCTGGGAGGCGGGCGATCCAGCCCCATCACGGCTTGGCTGCGCGCGTTAGCGCGCCGGGCCCACGGGGAATGCGGCGGCCCGGGCGTCGGCGCCGTGGGCATGTGCTTCACCGGGAACTTTGCGCTGTCGATGATGCTGGAACCCGCCCTACTCGCACCAGTGCTCTGCCAGCCCTCCCTGCCCTTCGACAACCCACAGGGGCTGGAGATCTCTACAGCAGAGCTGCAGCAGGTGCGAGACCGTCTGGAGCGCGAGCACCTGACGGTGCGTGCCTATCGCTTTGCCGGCGACCGCCATTGCCGCGCCGAGCGCTTTGCGGCCTACGCTCAGGCCTTGGGGCCACGTTTCGAACCCACGGTGCTGCCCGACAGCGCCGCTCGCCGCACCGGCTTGGACTCCTTCTTTGGCCAAGTCGTGGGCTGTCCGCACAGCGTGCTGACAGCCCACCTGATCGATGCCGAGGGCGAACCCACCCGCGCCGCCCTGGACTCGGTACTGAGCTTTCTGCGCGGTCGCCTGGCCGGAACGCCGCATCAGGCCTGA
- a CDS encoding LuxR C-terminal-related transcriptional regulator, with translation MPSQARSDRVRILLADDHVIFRDGLKLLLGLEPGWQIVGEQSSLDGLHARVAELTPDLLLLDYHMPGGDTAASVAWLRQRHPELKIAMLTGAQSPTVFKQLLDLGVHALLLKQGSGAELVEALRRVLRGDVVVDAALRQQAEAADPGLTPRELQVTKMIAEGLSNAQMAELLHLAPKTVDKHRENLMRKLQVSSAAQLVARVRDLGLFS, from the coding sequence ATGCCCAGCCAGGCCCGCAGCGACCGTGTTCGCATCCTGCTTGCCGACGACCATGTCATTTTTCGGGATGGGCTCAAGCTCTTGTTGGGCCTGGAGCCCGGGTGGCAGATTGTCGGGGAGCAGTCCAGCCTGGACGGCCTGCACGCCCGCGTGGCCGAGCTGACACCTGACTTGCTGCTGCTGGATTACCACATGCCCGGTGGCGACACCGCCGCCAGCGTGGCCTGGCTGCGCCAGCGCCACCCCGAGCTGAAGATCGCCATGCTGACCGGCGCCCAGTCGCCCACGGTGTTCAAACAGCTGCTGGACCTGGGCGTGCATGCCCTGTTGCTCAAGCAGGGCAGCGGCGCGGAACTGGTGGAGGCCCTGCGCCGCGTGCTGCGTGGCGATGTGGTGGTGGATGCTGCGCTGCGCCAGCAGGCCGAGGCCGCCGACCCGGGCCTGACCCCACGCGAGCTGCAGGTCACCAAGATGATTGCCGAGGGCCTGAGCAATGCGCAGATGGCCGAGCTGCTGCACCTGGCGCCCAAGACCGTGGACAAGCACCGCGAGAACCTGATGCGCAAGCTGCAGGTCAGCAGCGCGGCGCAGTTGGTGGCGCGGGTCAGGGATTTGGGGCTGTTCAGCTGA
- a CDS encoding MFS transporter, translating into MKSPTDRLPWPLLLCAAAVMGMALGTRHAQGLFMLPLLGERGWGRETFALAQGLQTLVWGALQPLTGWLADRYGAARVIATGCVVYAAGLLLEATATSPAHLALGAGLLTGLGLTATTFATIYSALSRAVEPAQRGAALGWAGGLAGFFQFLLVPLAHSGIAAWGWSAALQALAAMALGCALAGMQVRDRPGEAATLDQSLGALLRTALTQRDFWLLNAGFMACGFQLAFLGVHLPAYLRDAGLGPQAGVHAMALIALANAIGIYYAGRLGERYRRSHLLSALYALRSLAMLLFISLPLSLSTLYVFAWVMGLTWLGTVPLTSGVLAQLFGVRYLGTMFGLVFLGHQLGGFLGAWLGGRLFDVSGSYTAMWAIAIGLGVVSSLLHLPIRDRTVGLGAQPA; encoded by the coding sequence ATGAAAAGCCCTACCGACCGCCTGCCCTGGCCCTTGCTCCTGTGTGCAGCCGCCGTGATGGGCATGGCGCTGGGCACGCGCCATGCGCAGGGACTCTTCATGCTGCCGCTGCTCGGCGAGCGCGGTTGGGGTCGCGAGACCTTTGCGCTGGCGCAAGGCCTGCAGACCTTGGTCTGGGGGGCCCTACAACCCCTGACCGGCTGGCTGGCCGACCGCTACGGCGCCGCGCGCGTGATCGCCACCGGCTGTGTGGTGTATGCCGCCGGCCTGCTGCTGGAGGCCACGGCGACCAGCCCAGCGCACTTGGCCCTGGGCGCCGGGCTGCTGACTGGCCTGGGTTTGACAGCCACCACCTTTGCCACGATCTACAGCGCGTTGTCCCGCGCGGTGGAGCCCGCCCAGCGCGGCGCGGCCTTGGGTTGGGCGGGTGGGCTGGCCGGCTTCTTTCAGTTCCTGCTGGTGCCGCTGGCACACAGCGGCATTGCCGCTTGGGGCTGGTCGGCCGCCTTACAGGCCTTGGCGGCCATGGCCTTGGGCTGTGCGCTAGCCGGCATGCAGGTTCGCGATCGCCCGGGCGAGGCTGCGACGCTGGATCAGTCCCTGGGTGCGCTGCTGCGCACCGCGCTCACCCAACGCGACTTCTGGCTGCTGAATGCCGGCTTCATGGCCTGCGGATTTCAACTGGCGTTTCTCGGCGTCCATCTACCGGCCTACTTGCGCGATGCCGGCCTCGGGCCCCAGGCGGGCGTGCATGCCATGGCGCTGATCGCCCTGGCCAATGCCATCGGCATCTATTACGCCGGGCGCCTAGGCGAGCGCTATCGGCGCAGCCACCTCCTCAGCGCGCTGTACGCCCTGCGCAGCCTGGCCATGCTGCTCTTCATCAGTCTGCCGCTGAGTCTGAGCACCCTCTATGTATTCGCCTGGGTCATGGGGTTGACCTGGTTGGGGACCGTGCCGTTGACCAGCGGGGTGCTGGCACAGCTCTTTGGGGTCCGCTATCTCGGCACCATGTTCGGACTGGTGTTTCTCGGGCACCAATTGGGCGGCTTCCTCGGGGCGTGGCTGGGCGGCAGGTTGTTCGATGTCTCCGGCTCCTACACGGCCATGTGGGCTATCGCCATTGGCTTGGGCGTGGTCTCCTCGCTGCTCCATCTGCCCATTCGCGACCGAACCGTGGGACTGGGCGCTCAGCCTGCATGA
- a CDS encoding peptidase U32 family protein: MPAHLELLAPARDAEIGIEAINHGADAVYIGGPGFGARDKAANPVSEIARLVRHAHRYHARIFVTLNTILRDDELEGARQLVWQLHDAGVDALIVQDMGLLELDLPPIQLHASTQTDIRTPEKARFLQDVGFSQMVLARELDLHQIQAIRAQVDRAKLEFFVHGALCVAYSGQCFISHAHTGRSANRGNCSQECRLPYTVKDAQGRIIAHDKHVLSLKDNDQSANLEALADAGIRSFKIEGRYKDMATVKNVTAHYRQLLDGLMARRGNDYAPSSHGHCRYTFTPEPEQGFNRGGTDYFVNGRKIDIGAFDTPKHAGIAIGHVGRVGPEDFEVVLDEGFSLNNGDALTWWDRQGELQGVPVQTAALIEGLRWRVQPNLPRDPALRELKDLFPNTPISRNRDMAWERLLAKPSSERRVRVDLSLAQTAQGFELSLKDEYGHKAAVRLAQPHEPARDEAQAQAQMKEALAKLGDTMFEARRVRLSLRESLFLPAAKLNALRRDGVAALEATRAAAFEKLPRDAEVQPPVPYPEDALSYLANVYNGQAAAFYARHGVKVIGSAYESHETLGEASLMITKHCVRWSLSLCPKQAKGVTGVQGTVRAEPLTLQHGEDLLTLRFDCKPCEMHVVGKMRKNVLQQLKAEPMTFYRQRPT; encoded by the coding sequence ATGCCCGCGCACTTAGAACTGCTTGCCCCCGCCCGCGACGCCGAGATCGGCATCGAGGCCATCAACCACGGTGCTGACGCCGTCTACATCGGCGGCCCCGGATTTGGCGCGCGCGACAAGGCGGCCAATCCGGTGTCTGAGATCGCCCGCCTGGTGCGCCACGCGCATCGCTATCACGCGCGCATCTTTGTCACCCTCAACACCATCCTGCGTGACGACGAACTGGAAGGCGCGCGGCAGCTGGTCTGGCAGCTGCATGACGCTGGGGTGGATGCGCTGATCGTGCAGGACATGGGGCTTTTGGAGCTGGACTTGCCGCCCATCCAACTGCACGCCAGCACGCAGACCGACATCCGCACGCCCGAGAAGGCGCGCTTCTTGCAGGATGTGGGCTTCAGCCAGATGGTGCTGGCGCGCGAGCTGGATCTGCATCAGATCCAGGCCATCCGCGCCCAGGTGGACCGCGCCAAGCTGGAGTTCTTTGTGCACGGTGCGCTGTGCGTGGCCTACAGCGGCCAATGCTTCATCAGCCATGCCCATACCGGGCGCAGCGCCAACCGCGGCAATTGCAGCCAGGAGTGCCGCCTGCCCTACACGGTGAAGGACGCCCAGGGCCGCATCATTGCCCACGACAAGCATGTGCTGAGCCTGAAGGACAACGACCAGAGCGCGAACCTGGAGGCCTTGGCCGACGCAGGCATTCGCAGCTTCAAGATCGAGGGCCGCTACAAGGACATGGCCACGGTGAAGAACGTCACTGCGCACTACCGCCAACTGCTCGATGGGCTGATGGCGCGACGCGGCAACGACTACGCCCCCAGCAGCCACGGCCATTGCCGCTACACCTTCACGCCCGAACCCGAGCAGGGCTTCAACCGCGGCGGCACCGACTACTTTGTGAACGGGCGAAAGATCGACATCGGCGCTTTCGACACCCCCAAGCACGCCGGCATCGCCATCGGCCATGTGGGCCGTGTCGGCCCCGAGGACTTCGAAGTGGTGCTGGACGAGGGTTTCAGCCTGAACAACGGCGACGCCTTGACCTGGTGGGATCGCCAGGGCGAACTGCAGGGTGTGCCGGTGCAGACCGCTGCCCTGATCGAAGGCCTGCGCTGGCGGGTCCAGCCCAATCTGCCGCGCGACCCGGCCCTGCGCGAACTGAAGGATCTGTTCCCCAACACCCCCATCAGCCGCAACCGCGACATGGCTTGGGAGCGCCTGTTGGCCAAGCCCAGCAGCGAGCGCCGCGTGCGGGTGGATCTCAGCCTGGCGCAGACCGCGCAGGGCTTTGAGCTCAGCCTCAAGGACGAGTACGGCCACAAGGCGGCGGTGCGTTTGGCGCAGCCCCATGAGCCGGCGCGCGACGAAGCACAGGCCCAGGCGCAGATGAAGGAGGCCCTGGCCAAGCTGGGCGACACGATGTTCGAGGCCCGCCGCGTGCGCCTGAGCCTGCGGGAGTCCCTGTTCTTGCCCGCCGCCAAGCTCAATGCTTTGCGCCGCGATGGCGTGGCGGCGCTGGAGGCGACGCGTGCCGCCGCATTCGAAAAATTGCCGCGCGATGCCGAGGTGCAGCCGCCTGTGCCCTATCCCGAGGACGCGCTGAGCTACCTGGCCAATGTGTACAACGGTCAGGCTGCGGCCTTCTATGCGCGCCATGGCGTCAAGGTCATCGGTTCGGCCTATGAAAGCCACGAGACCCTGGGCGAGGCCAGCCTGATGATCACCAAGCACTGTGTGCGCTGGTCCCTGAGCCTCTGCCCCAAGCAGGCCAAGGGCGTGACCGGCGTGCAGGGCACGGTGCGCGCCGAGCCGCTCACGCTGCAGCATGGCGAAGACCTGCTGACCCTGCGCTTCGATTGCAAGCCCTGCGAGATGCATGTGGTGGGCAAGATGCGCAAGAACGTGCTGCAGCAGCTCAAGGCCGAGCCCATGACCTTCTACCGCCAGCGGCCGACGTAA